From Pseudomonas sp. StFLB209, a single genomic window includes:
- the minC gene encoding septum site-determining protein MinC, producing the protein MSQTESQNLDPVFQLKGSMLAITVMELARTDLEALDRQLAAKVALAPNFFSNTPLILALDKIAPQQGTVDLPGLVRICRQHGLRTLAIRASRIEDIAAAIAIDLPVLPPSGARERPLEPIEAAPPAPKAPEKPPEPTVRPTRVITSPVRGGQQIYAQGGDLVVVAPVSPGAELLADGNIHVYGPLRGRALAGIKGDTKARIFCQQMGAELVSIAGQYKVSEDLRRDPLWGTGVQVSLSGDVLNIIRL; encoded by the coding sequence ATGAGTCAGACCGAATCGCAAAACCTCGACCCCGTGTTTCAGCTCAAGGGCAGCATGCTGGCCATCACCGTTATGGAACTGGCACGCACTGACCTTGAGGCTCTGGACAGACAACTGGCAGCCAAGGTCGCCCTGGCCCCGAATTTCTTCAGCAATACGCCGCTGATTCTGGCTCTGGACAAGATTGCGCCCCAGCAAGGCACGGTCGACCTGCCGGGTCTGGTGCGTATCTGCCGTCAGCATGGCCTGCGGACCCTGGCGATCCGCGCCAGCCGCATCGAAGACATCGCCGCAGCGATTGCCATCGACTTGCCGGTGCTGCCGCCCTCCGGTGCCCGCGAGCGGCCGCTGGAGCCGATAGAAGCCGCGCCGCCAGCGCCGAAAGCCCCGGAAAAGCCACCCGAGCCGACCGTCCGGCCAACCCGCGTCATTACCTCACCGGTGCGCGGTGGGCAACAGATCTATGCTCAGGGCGGCGACCTGGTCGTGGTAGCGCCAGTGAGCCCCGGTGCGGAACTTCTGGCCGATGGCAACATCCATGTGTATGGCCCGTTGCGCGGCAGGGCACTGGCCGGCATCAAAGGAGACACCAAGGCCCGGATCTTTTGCCAGCAGATGGGCGCCGAACTGGTCTCGATCGCCGGTCAGTACAAGGTTTCGGAAGACCTGCGCAGGGACCCGTTATGGGGCACCGGCGTACAGGTCAGCCTGTCCGGGGACGTGTTGAACATCATTCGGCTTTAA
- a CDS encoding lipid A biosynthesis lauroyl acyltransferase has product MDRPHFRPYFLHPRFWALWLGLGLLWLIVQLPYRLLLVLGRWLGLVMYGFAADRKYIAARNLELCFPQLSAAERKRLLKENFASTGIAFFEMAMSWWWPRQRLARLAHIEGLQHLREAQQAGEGVILMALHFTTLEVGAALLGQQHTIDGMYREHKNPLFDFIQRRGRERHNLDSLAVEREDVRGMLKLLRKGRAIWYAPDQDYGAKQSVFVPLFGIQAATVTATSKFAKLGKARVVPFTQQRLADGRGYRLVIHPPLEQFPGENDKADCLRINQWVEKAITECPTQYLWAHRRFKSRPEGEPRLYAKK; this is encoded by the coding sequence ATGGACCGCCCGCATTTTCGACCGTATTTTTTGCACCCGCGTTTCTGGGCCCTGTGGCTGGGCCTGGGGCTGCTGTGGCTGATCGTGCAGTTGCCGTACCGGCTGCTGCTGGTGCTTGGCCGCTGGCTGGGGCTGGTGATGTACGGGTTTGCCGCTGATCGAAAATACATTGCCGCACGCAACCTGGAGCTGTGTTTCCCTCAGTTGTCGGCGGCCGAGCGCAAACGCCTGCTCAAGGAAAACTTCGCCTCTACCGGCATTGCCTTCTTCGAGATGGCCATGAGCTGGTGGTGGCCACGACAGCGGCTGGCCAGACTGGCGCACATCGAGGGTTTGCAACACCTGCGTGAGGCGCAGCAGGCTGGCGAGGGCGTGATCCTCATGGCCCTGCATTTCACCACCCTGGAGGTCGGCGCGGCGCTGCTCGGCCAGCAACACACCATCGATGGCATGTACCGCGAGCACAAGAACCCGCTGTTTGACTTCATCCAGCGCCGGGGCCGTGAGCGGCACAACCTCGACTCGCTGGCGGTCGAGCGCGAGGACGTGCGTGGCATGCTTAAACTGCTGCGCAAGGGCCGGGCTATCTGGTATGCCCCGGATCAGGACTATGGCGCCAAACAGAGTGTCTTTGTGCCGCTGTTCGGCATCCAGGCCGCGACCGTGACCGCAACCAGCAAATTTGCCAAGCTGGGCAAGGCTCGCGTGGTGCCGTTTACCCAGCAGCGTCTGGCCGATGGCCGTGGTTATCGGCTGGTGATTCATCCGCCGCTGGAGCAGTTTCCCGGTGAAAACGACAAAGCCGATTGCCTGCGTATCAATCAATGGGTAGAAAAGGCCATTACCGAGTGCCCTACGCAATACCTGTGGGCGCACCGGCGCTTCAAGAGTCGGCCAGAAGGTGAGCCGAGGCTGTACGCGAAAAAATAA
- the minD gene encoding septum site-determining protein MinD, with translation MAKILVVTSGKGGVGKTTTSAAIGTGLALRGHKTVIVDFDVGLRNLDLIMGCERRVVYDFVNVVNNEANLQQALIKDKKIENLYVLAASQTRDKEALTKDGVERVLNELRQSFEYIVCDSPAGIETGAHLAMYFADEAIVVTNPEVSSVRDSDRMLGLLASKSRRAENGEDPIKEHLLLTRYNPERVSKGEMLGVDDVKEILAVTLLGVIPESQAVLKASNQGVPVILDEQSDAGQAYSDAVDRLLGKDREHRFLDEKKKGFFERLFGG, from the coding sequence TTGGCCAAGATTCTCGTAGTTACATCCGGCAAGGGTGGTGTGGGCAAGACCACCACCAGCGCCGCCATCGGTACCGGCCTCGCACTGCGCGGCCACAAGACCGTGATCGTCGACTTCGACGTCGGTCTGCGTAACCTCGACCTGATCATGGGCTGCGAACGCCGCGTGGTTTACGACTTCGTCAACGTCGTCAACAACGAAGCCAACCTGCAGCAGGCGCTGATCAAGGACAAGAAGATCGAAAACCTGTACGTGCTGGCAGCCAGCCAGACCCGCGACAAGGAAGCCCTGACCAAAGACGGCGTCGAACGCGTGCTCAACGAGTTGCGCCAGTCCTTCGAATACATCGTCTGCGACTCGCCGGCCGGTATCGAAACCGGTGCCCACCTGGCCATGTATTTCGCCGACGAAGCCATTGTGGTCACCAACCCTGAAGTGTCTTCGGTCCGTGACTCCGACCGCATGCTGGGGCTGCTGGCCAGCAAATCGCGCCGCGCCGAAAACGGCGAAGACCCGATCAAGGAACACCTGCTGCTGACCCGCTACAATCCGGAGCGCGTCAGCAAGGGCGAAATGCTCGGCGTGGATGACGTCAAGGAAATTCTAGCAGTGACCCTGCTGGGCGTGATTCCTGAATCCCAGGCCGTGCTCAAAGCGTCCAACCAGGGTGTTCCCGTGATCCTCGATGAACAGAGCGACGCCGGCCAGGCTTACAGTGATGCCGTCGACCGCCTGCTTGGCAAGGACCGGGAACATCGCTTCCTGGATGAGAAAAAGAAAGGATTCTTTGAACGTCTGTTCGGGGGTTAA